The sequence TCGGGTCTTGTTAATTTTAAAGGCGCTCTTCAATTAGTAAAAAGAGCCCCTTTTATATACGAAAatttgtcttatatatatatatatatatatatatatatatatatatatatatatatatatatatatatatataatagtaagttCAATAATACCGTAAAAATTGTAACCTTATATATAAAtggatcatataatatattattagtTTATATTTTTGTGCCCTTTTAGACTGTGGGCTCTGTGCAATTGCACACTTTGCACGCCTCAAAATCCGACCATGTTAATCTATCTAAAAGAGTCGTATTCGTTGGGCGTCCGATGGTGATGAAAATTCGAAATACTTTCATGCCTCAATCAAGATCAGAGAAAAGATAGGTATGACTGGTATAAATATTAATGACGATTGGGAGTCTGATCCTGAAAAGATAAAGGAAGCTGGTTTTGAATCCTTTTCAAACCGGTTCAAAAAGACAGAAGGTTGTCGCACTAAATATTGGAGCAGTTCCTTTACCAAACTATCGGAGGATGATAATAATTCCCTCTGTTGTACGTTCGAGAAAGAGGAAATTAAACAAGCGGTGTGGGATTGTGCATGTTCGAAAGCGCCGGGTCCGGATGGATTTAATTTCAATTTCATCAAACGCTTTTAGAGTATTTTAGAAGATGATGTGATTAAATGTGTCCAGGAATTTGCTTTTCATGGCTCCTTCTCGAGGGGTTGTAATAGTTCGTTCATCTCCCTTATCCCAAAATCAACTAATCCTATAAGTTTCAACGATTATCGTCCCATACGTTTACTCGGTTGTCTTTATAAAATTGTAGCGAAGCTCCTTGCTAATCGTCTCCAGAGGGTGCTCCCGAAGTTAATTAGCTATAATCAGTCCGCATTCTTGAAGGGCAGGCAGATTTTGGATGGAGTGTTGATCGCGAACGAAGTTATTCACTCGTTTTGAAAAGATAAATGAAATTTATTCCTTTTCAAGGTAGATTTCAAAAAGGCGTTTGACTGCGTCTGCTGGGATTTTTTAAATGATGTTATGGATCTTATGAATTTCTCTCCGAAATGGAGGAAGTGGATTTTTGGTTGTTTATCGTCTGGAAGATCGTCTGTTCTTATTCGTGGCAGCCCTACAAAGGAGTTTTCTTTAGAGAAGGGTTTAAGGCAAGGCGATCCACTCTCACCTTTTTTGTTTCTTATTGTATGCGAAGCATTGAGTGTAATGCTCAACGATGCTACGAGGCTGGGGTTTTACATGGGAGTTTCGGTTGGTAAAGACGCGGTTCACCTATCACATCTTCAAATTGCTGATGATGTCTTATTCTTTGGAGATTGGTCTCGTGGGAATATAGCTAATTTAATGGATATCATTTCATGGTTTGGCATGGCTTCCGAGCTTCGTATTAATTGGTCAAAAAGTAATTTTTTTAGCCTGGGTATTCCACAATCTGCCATTTCTGATGTTGCGCATGCTTATAACTGCTCAGCGGGCACTCTCCCATTTGTCTACTTGGGTTTACCGGTGGGCAGAAATATGAATAAAATTTCTTCTTGGgatgtaatcatcaataaatttaTGGGAAAGTTGATCCCATGGAAGGCGAAGTTATTGTCAATCGGTGGTAGGCTCACCCTAATAAAATCGGTGCTAACCAATATTCCATTATATTTTATGTCATTATTTAGAGCTCCAACCAATGTGATTAATAAGTTAGAGGCCATTCGAAGGCATTTCCTATAGGGTCATAACGGCAACAGAAGGATATCCTGGATTAATTGGAATCACATTTTAA comes from Rutidosis leptorrhynchoides isolate AG116_Rl617_1_P2 chromosome 4, CSIRO_AGI_Rlap_v1, whole genome shotgun sequence and encodes:
- the LOC139841035 gene encoding uncharacterized protein — its product is MTGININDDWESDPEKIKEAGFESFSNRFKKTEGCRTKYWSSSFTKLSEDDNNSLCCTFEKEEIKQAVDFKKAFDCVCWDFLNDVMDLMNFSPKWRKWIFGCLSSGRSSVLIRGSPTKEFSLEKGLRQGDPLSPFLFLIVCEALSVMLNDATRLGFYMGVSVGKDAVHLSHLQIADDVLFFGDWSRGNIANLMDIISWFGMASELRINWSKSNFFSLGIPQSAISDVAHAYNCSAGTLPFVYLGLPVGRNMNKISSWDVIINKFMGKLIPWKAKLLSIGGRLTLIKSVLTNIPLYFMSLFRAPTNVINKLEAIRSIGSLKVKNLNLLAKWWWHLKREKDVLWAKIIKSIYGSNGGLSDNSIACSSSIWNSVVKSGSVIDKAGVPFTTSIICKLENGQNTMFWHDVWIPDSLQPLKDLFPRLYALDSDRGVSVANRTVNATDGLKGNWNWRNNIRGRTHDELANLDDILALCSSTSTNDDCWSWRLSSKGIFKVHILSALIDNELMGCDSRPIIVYSWPTCIPQKINIFAWRLLHNALATRTNLEKRGVTITSSQCPFCDGNQEVIDHIFVDCKFIVPLWRNVISWWQIKDSIPNGLNNAMSVASYRFDSGNASIFFLRQGSFSCG